The proteins below come from a single Drosophila kikkawai strain 14028-0561.14 chromosome 3R, DkikHiC1v2, whole genome shotgun sequence genomic window:
- the LOC108080819 gene encoding MICOS complex subunit mic25a encodes MGASNSQPQTVPMANPIQITRDVADRINQATAKTTNICETCKQRSESGAIRDTANTSQHQPNEAREVQLANVAKSWKKRSSEVEESHFDESVKRVQELFGKTKMWATDCASDIRNLELEVINCYQRYPQETLQCSDLAKQYNQFVFGKQNSEIAKMKSNPRDVGEPNLFV; translated from the coding sequence ATGGGTGCCAGCAACAGCCAGCCGCAGACAGTGCCGATGGCCAATCCCATCCAGATCACCCGTGATGTGGCAGATCGTATCAATCAGGCCACTGCCAAAACCACGAACATCTGCGAGACATGTAAGCAAAGGTCGGAATCGGGAGCTATCCGCGATACAGCCAACACATCACAACACCAGCCGAACGAGGCAAGGGAAGTGCAGCTTGCTAACGTGGCCAAGTCCTGGAAGAAGCGCTCATCAGAGGTCGAGGAATCGCACTTCGATGAGTCCGTGAAACGAGTTCAGGAGCTCTTCGGCAAGACCAAAATGTGGGCTACGGATTGCGCTAGCGACATTAGAAATCTTGAGCTTGAGGTCATAAACTGCTACCAACGGTATCCCCAAGAAACCCTGCAATGCTCTGATTTGGCCAAACAATATAACCAATTTGTGTTCGGCAAGCAGAACTCGGAAATAGCCAAGATGAAATCGAACCCTAGAGATGTCGGTGAGCCCAACCTCTTCGTTTAA
- the 5-HT2A gene encoding tyramine/octopamine receptor, which yields MEMQSYSGLGPTTAAAGATASDTAAAFTKRHFNCRLEEAARPEVWQPLISCESSNTNGTTSSISSSLLPASNILAASSNSIIISGGNNTFQCARQTFDEAGQTASYRCDGESPLSETCSLRLKARLLRVPHEAYAQFRLAINEALSDNASDTLSDSSSCGSGAGEESELHCELGEEEPFLCHLQSLLPSQAEPGDSASNSSQLEAYQIELGNVQDGLWSFLNFTELIDPGNDTFAMGNATSTSLDMILSNYTALTTTAVPSTAVTSSDVGVTRSFLDYSPHGYDWLFLFVVFFIFAGGLGNILVCLAVALDRKLQNVTNYFLFSLAIADLLVSLFVMPMGAIPAFLGYWPLGFTWCNIYVTCDVLACSSSILHMCFISLGRYLGIRNPLGSRHRSTKRLAGIKIAIVWVMAMMVSSSITVLGLVNEKNIMPEPNVCVINNRAFFVFGSLVAFYIPMLMMVTTYALTIPLLRKKARFAAEHPESELFRRLGGRFTIRPQHSQQQLQMHSSFSSGNSKFLPMSDSNRNFNNAGSGLDGAGGIRGGGMEAAERPLMQQRTTSTRSIGTVSFRNVANGSGAGGGGGTKGSATARSSFRFAGGGILRHSSSPASSSHSTGKAQSSSFWRKHGGNPNLMDSHPNRRASVHVSISQPQLGYPTNGNGGGSGSGSGGGGGNGCGGGNGSAAATPSCTTPGGNGSGMMNIATIQGQGLGHNQSQGAGSNHQLEQVRPTASKPDERQRHKMRPFKFALNRVATPTLNLRFLNNRSKRNSLSANAVATEQKATKVLGLVFFTFVLCWSPFFILNIIFAACPECQVPEHVVNTCLWLGYVSSTINPIIYTIFNRTFRAAFIRLLKCNCERSGRPLRFRSVTEGRGALSLCAPSALPLAISFQGAPLMTPSTANATPLSEFRGGYTITDDEC from the exons ATGGAGATGCAAAGCTACTCTGGTCTTGGAccaacgacagcagcagcaggagcaactGCAAGTGACACGGCAGCAGCATTCACAAAGCGACACTTCAATTGCCGCCTGGAAGAGGCGGCTCGGCCTGAGGTCTGGCAGCCGCTTATTAGCTGTGAAAGCAGCAACACCAATGGCACCACTTCCAGCATTAGCAGCAGCCTCCTGCCCGCCAGCAACATCCTGgccgccagcagcaacagcatcatcatcagcggcggcaacaacacaTTCCAGTGTGCTCGGCAAACATTCGATGAGGCGGGGCAGACGGCATCCTATAGATGCGATGGGGAGAGTCCTTTGTCTGAAACCTGCTCGTTGAGGCTGAAGGCGCGACTGTTGCGAGTGCCACACGaggcgtatgcgcaatttcGACTGGCAATCAACGAGGCCCTCAGTGATAATGCGAGTGATACACTAAGTGATAGTTCGAGCTGTGGCAGCGGAGCAGGGGAGGAAAGTGAGCTGCACTGTGAGCTGGGAGAAGAGGAACCCTTCCTCTGCCACTTGCAGTCACTCCTCCCATCCCAGGCTGAGCCGGGGGACTCTGCCTCGAACAGCAGCCAGCTTGAGGCCTATCAAATAGAGCTGGGCAACGTGCAAGACGGCCTCTGGTCCTTCCTTAACTTCACCGAGCTAATAGATCCCGGCAACGACACCTTCGCCATGGGAAATGCCACTAGCACCAGCCTGGACATGATTCTGTCCAACTACACGGCACTGACCACCACAGCAGTGCCCTCCACCGCAGTCACATCGAGCGATGTGGGGGTTACAAGGAGCTTTCTGGACTACAGCCCCCACGGCTACGATTGGCTCTTCCTGTTTGTGGTTTTCTTTATCTTTGCCGGTGGCCTGGGCAACATTCTCGTGTGCCTGGCGGTGGCTCTGGATCGAAAACTGCAGAATGTCACCAACTACTTCCTCTTCTCGCTGGCCATAGCCGATCTGCTGGTCAGTTTGTTCGTAATGCCCATGGGTGCCATACCAGCTTTTTTGG GATATTGGCCTCTTGGTTTTACCTGGTGCAACATTTACGTGACCTGCGACGTATTGGCCTGTTCGTCGAGCATCCTGCACATGTGCTTTATCAGCCTGGGCCGTTACCTAGGGATACGGAATCCTCTGGGCTCTAGACATCGATCCACAAAGCGGTTGGCCGGCATTAAGATAGCCATTGTCTGGGTGATGGCCATGATGGTTTCCAGCTCGATAACCGTGTTGG GTCTGGTCAACGAGAAGAACATTATGCCCGAGCCAAACGTTTGTGTCATTAACAATCGAGCCTTCTTCGTGTTTGGCTCCCTTGTGGCCTTCTATATACCCATGCTGATGATGGTCACCACCTATGCCCTGACCATTCCCCTGCTCCGAAAGAAGGCAAGGTTTGCCGCCGAACATCCGGAGAGCGAGCTGTTCCGCAG GCTCGGCGGCCGCTTCACTATAAGGCCACAGCATAGCCAGCAACAGTTGCAGATGCACAGCAGCTTCTCCAGCGGCAATTCAAAATTCCTGCCAATGAGCGACAGCAATCGCAATTTTAACAATGCCGGAAGTGGACTAGATGGAGCAGGTGGCATCAGGGGTGGTGGCATGGAGGCGGCCGAACGTCCTTTGATGCAACAGCGAACAACGAGCACCAGGAGCATAGGAACAGTCAGCTTCCGCAACGTGGCCAATGGCAGTGGAGCCGGAGGAGGTGGAGGCACTAAAGGCTCAGCGACTGCTCGCAGTAGCTTCCGGTTTGCCGGCGGAGGCATCCTGCGTCACTCGTCATCACCAGCCTCCAGTAGTCACTCCACCGGGAAGGCGCAGTCCAGCAGCTTTTGGCGAAAGCACGGCGGCAACCCCAACCTAATGGACAG CCATCCAAACCGAAGGGCCTCTGTGCATGTTAGCATCTCTCAGCCACAATTGGGTTACCCGacaaatggaaatgggggTGGAAGTGGCTCTGGatctggaggaggaggtggcaaTGGCTGTGGCGGCGGCAATGGCTCAGCTGCTGCGACACCAAGCTGTACAACTCCTGGGGGCAATGGATCCGGCATGATGAACATTGCCACCATCCAGGGACAGGGCTTGGGCCACAACCAGAGCCAGGGAGCTGGCAGCAATCATCAGCTGGAGCAGGTGAGGCCTACGGCCTCGAAGCCTGATGAACGGCAGCGCCACAAAATGCGTCCCTTTAAATTTGCTTTAAACCGcgtggccacgcccacgctcaaTTTGCG TTTCCTAAACAATCGCAGCAAGAGGAACAGCCTGTCGGCCAATGCGGTGGCCACCGAGCAAAAGGCCACCAAAGTGCTGGGTCTGGTGTTCTTCACCTTCGTGCTCTGCTGGTCACCGTTCTTCATCCTGAACATCATCTTTGCCGCATGCCCGGAGTGCCAGGTGCCCGAGCACGTGGTAAACACCTGTCTCTGGCTGGGCTACGTATCCTCGACGATCAATCCCATCATCTACACCATTTTCAATCGCACATTCCGGGCGGCCTTCATCCGCCTGCTGAAGTGCAACTGCGAACG TTCTGGCCGCCCGCTGCGATTCCGATCCGTGACGGAAGGACGAGGCGCCCTGAGCCTGTGCGCCCCCTCGGCCCTGCCTCTGGCCATATCCTTCCAGGGAGCGCCCCTCATGACGCCATCGACGGCGAATGCGACGCCACTGAGCGAGTTTCGGGGCGGCTACACAATCACCGACGACGAGTGCTGA